The genomic stretch TCTACAGAAAGACTCAGACTTGAGCCACTGTACGAAATTTGAGTGTCCAGATTGTATTTCCCTGTCGGACCATTACACATAAGTTGGTCTAAAACCTCTTGTGATCCATGTTCTATAATTTGAACATCTTCCCAAGTATTGTTCTGACCAACCATCACCATGTTTGATGGATCCATAATAGTTGAACGCACTTCCAAACATTTGCACTCCAGACAAAGTTGCCGGTCTCCTTCCTTTACTACTTCAGCTGAGTGGAACATGTAACCACACTTTGAGCATGTTACAGTATCTGGGGCGCTGTTAGCATCCAAACAATCAAATTCATTGCTGCTTCCAACATTCAATGTAGAAACACCTATAGGCAGGGAATCATTTTCACGATGCTGACTTCTAGGTGAGTCATCCATGATTCTGTTCTCAATATCTTCATTTATGTCATCAGCATGCTCCATGACAAATAATTCATCATCCATAACTGGGTGGTTTCCCCTCATACAGTCGCTCGTTACATCGTCCTGATTTAGCTTACGACCTTCAGGGTCATGGGCACCACTTGCAGCTTGATCGTAACTAGCACTACTGCTAGTTGTCATAGAAGAATTTCTGGACATCAGAGAACGTTGATGTGCAATCACTTTTCCTGCATGGAATGTCGAACTGGGAACACTGGACAACAGAGGTCTGAACATATTGTGAGGGCCCTTGCGATCCTGCACATGGTAATAGATAAGCAAGGATACAACAAAACACTACTAATGCAGTTTCAGCGGCACTTTCTGGAACCTCACAGATAATACTGCAGTGGCCAGAACAGAACTAGTTATTCTTCCATTTGCTTAACCCCAATTATCAAACTCAAAGGCACACTGTTTTCACATATATCTACTCCACAGTATTATCAAAAGCTAAGTTGAGATTTTATTGGTTCAACTAAAAGTTACAGGGTTACTAAAAATTTGAGTGGCGTCACCCAGAAAGTGGGAAATCTTAAATACCAACTTGTAGAAAATAATAGGTATTCAAGATAGACCATTTCAAAAATAATCAATGCATGAACACAAATGCAAGACCAATGATAGAAGTGCAGAAATAGTTTCCGCATATAAAGAAATAATTCAATAGAACTAAAATGAGAAAGGTGCGTACCAGTTGGCGGACCAAATCAAAGGATCTTTTAGGAGCAGAACTTGATACATTTTGCGACGGTTTTCTGGAAAAGTTGGTGGCATTTTTACTAGGGTGAGCACCTAAGTTTCTTGGAGCTGATCGTTCTGAGCTGCTGAGAGCAATGGATTCTAGCAATTCTACATCATTGTCACCAGACGATGCAACTGAATCTTTGCTGTAGCGACTAAATTGATCCTGGTCATGGCTGTGCGATGAAGCAACACTCCTGGAGGCGATCGGAGACATTGATTGCCTGCCATACCTCGAGCTATTTCTAGATGCTGGAGAGGAACTTCTCACATGAGAAGCTGGCCTATCTGCCAGTGAGGTACAAAGATTAGGAGGCACCTCTGAGGAAAATCCAGGAATGTTAGCCTGCCACGCCTTTATTTTTGGTGAAACAGAGTTCCCCTGACTCATCTTGATTGGAGAGGAACCTCTCACTCTTGACGGGGAAGAAGCACCAGTAGAACCAGTACTTATTCTCCTAGGAGTTGGCGAACTAGACCTTGGACCAGATGTTTGTTTAGTTGGTGAAGGAGACAATCTCCTAGCTGGAGAAGGATGCTGCATGGTAGGAGGTGGGCTTGAACAAGAGGCAGAAAATGGCCTGCTTCGAGATTGCAATGTACTATTTCCAGACCGTGGCGATGGGCCGAGGCGATGAGGACTTGCTTTGCCTCTACCACTTCTGTAATCTTTTTCCATCTAAACATCATAGACATTTTTTCAATCATTTTACGACAAATACAGATTAGGACTAGGAGAACATGAACCATGAGACTGGTTGTAAAGTTACCGTAGGTGATCGTGAGACTGAAACAGGTTGACTCCTTGGCCTGCCCCTAGGTACAGGTTTAACTGGTTGCGCCTCATCATTCAGAGAACGAAAGAGAGGTGTTTCTGGAGGGGTTATCAACCTATTATCGATGACAGTATATTAAGAGCAAATATGTCCAATATACTAAATCCAGCAAGTTACTAAATCACAATCAACCTCCACAGTCACACAGGAAGAAAGAGTTTTCTTTCCCAGATATAACAGAGACAGCATCTCTAACTACGTTTCAGATGCTGGATTAATGAGAAAATATAGCTACAGTTGCACATCTATTCATTCCTGATATCACCAAAACTATAACCAGTTCCAAAATACATTAAAGAAACTGAACGTAAGTCATAAAGGACTACTTCCTAAGGATAGCAAAACGACTGACCAATCATAGTCATTTTTATCTCGCTCTGCATTGAGCAGGTCACTACTCTCTCCTCGAGCAGGAGCGGATCCTTCAAGCTTATGAACCGATATGTCTCTCAACTTTGTTGCTGCCAATGCCATAAAAAAACGCAAACTGTAAGTGAAACAACATAAAAACCTACAGGAGACACGCCAAAAGTATAACTGGTGTATCTCAAGTAAATCTACTAGCATATAAGGGGGGTGTCAAGAATTTACTAAAGAAGTCGTCAAAGTTGTCATTCGACTGAAGCAAGAAACCATCTCTTTCTCTGTTCCGCACATCATTGAACAGAGTAAGATCATCTTCCTTGTGTCGATAAACAATCCCACTCTTGAGGCTACGCCCTCTCCTGTGATTCTCAACCTTCAGCCCCCTCCCAGGTGAAACTCTCATCACCGGAGAAggaggcattttttaaaacctcaACCAATAAATTCAATCAAACACCTCCACAAAACCACCTGAGCTGaaaatcatgaaaaaattaCACCAGATGATCCCGATTTCTTATGCATATTACACAATCTTCCTCCCTTACTCAATAAACAACCGAAAACCTCTCCACTTTTGCATTACAGCCAAGGAAATATATAAAATTCACTCTTCACACAAACCACCCAAAATTCTGTGACAATGCTAAATCCCTAACTCCGAACTATCACCTTAGTTCAAAACAATGTACACAAATATCCACAGCTCTCAAACAACACCTAAAACAATTACGTAACCTTCAACTCCTGCACACAATTCGAGCAACTCCTAAGTGTAAACAAACTCACTTACACGTAAACAAATGTCATTCACAATTATCTACCTCAAAACCCCCAAAACCCTCGAACCTCTCAAAATTACGCTCAGCAAAATGAACTAGATCTGCGGAGAACTGTCTGGATCAAAATACTTCCAAAATCAGTTGAGATTAAAGTGCAACACAAAAGCAGAACCCTAGAACCTTCAGCTAAAAGTTAAAACTAATGAAAAAATAGGTGCAACTAATTTTCACGTGAAGAGAAAAGTGAAATATGGAGAAGAaacaccgccgccgccgccaactTCACCGTAGCAGCAAGGTGGAAGAGTGTAATGCGAAGGAAGACGAAATTATTTTACTTTCCGTTATTATTAACTGGAAaccacatttatagatgatatTTGTTACAATGGCGATGCTCTTTAGCTTCGTTTACTGCTCCACCTTTTTTCCTCTACTGTGCTAGCTTCTCTtctttttgtttctttgttaCTGTAAAAactcattttcttatttttttttcactctTCTTTTCATTGTTTTGTTTCTCTTATCTCTTGTCCTATTCAAGAAATTATgtagatataaataaaataacatgtACTGATATACCTagtaatattttcattttaattaaaatgaaaatttaattaaaatcaatgaaTATACTATTCTCTTAAGCAAAAATTTTACTACTGGATTTATTCTTTTGTTCTAtcccttactttattccattttctgcattttctctttccatttaGCCTCTAAACACTCAATTTTAATCTTAAAATGTCAATCGAGTttgttaaaaattttaaaaatggatGTAATAGTCGTTTGTTCATCATAAAATAATTGCAGGAGATGCATAGCCATGTCATAATTGGTAGGTAATGAGATGCATAAATCATAATAATGTAAATTAATATCCGATCGTAATGGATAAACCAGTAGACTTTCTCCTTCGTAGGTGGTAATTATTGCTTTTTGATGGGATTTTGCTATCAGCAAAATAAAGTTTAATTCGTGCCATTTAGCTAAGTGTTCCACTCAAGTTTAATTTGGTGATAAATGAACAAACTATAAGATTGATGATCACTATTAATTAAAGAATAACTACCTCGACAATTCATTATTTAAGGATATAGGAGTATTTGACACACCAcacatgaaataattaaataaattacttGTTCAGAAATAAACTATGTCGAATATAAACTACAAAGTCACATGTAGGATGAAGTTTGATTTGCTTAATGAAATCAATATaagttttatattttagttttctctataaattatttaatcaagTTGTCTTAATATCAAActccaaaaaaattaaaatcatcaACTAAGCTAAAGTTTGTCATTCTTACTCAAATAATGAACTCGTTAAATCTCGGTGAAGTGTGAAACTATAACTGAGCTTCGTAAATTTAGaattatagtattaaaaatattattaaaattgataaaagGTGTTCAAAAAAGTTATGCAACTTCATTTTTTGGTAAATAATCACAATTATTTTTAACTTTATTTAGAATACTATTATAACtttattttactaataaatCACAATTATTCCACCTAACAAAGAAGGTTGAATTCAGCGGCCACTCGACTCTGAGTCTCTGATACTGCCGCTGCAAAATCACTCCGACGTCTCATTTCACCGGCGGCGATTCTCAGAATATCTCGCCGTCTTCTCCATTTCCAGCTTCCTCGGAGCTCTCCGGAGatggatgctgccgccgtggctggaTCGGCCGTCGCCGTGTTCAAGTCCGCCGGAGTTTCACTGAAGAAATTAGCTAATTTCCGGGATTTATCGTCTCCGTCTCCAGTGAAGTTCCCCGATTCTCTCAAATTTCAGCTCCGATCCGCTAGATCCTTTTCGTCGGGTATTATGAAATGTCGAATAGCTTTTTTTCTGGCTTTGTTATGCTAATCAATCTTACGAGGCACATGATCCGATGTCGATTGCACATATATCGACGTGTTACTATTATAATATGCTCTCGATTTCGGAGATGTAGACTTAACTTAACCCGTAGTAATTTTGACAGAACTCTGTTTCTTCTGTGTATGTAAGTTCGTAACCATGGATTTTGTTTGTATGTTGTATCGTTCAGGGAGCGCTATTCATTTTGTTGTAGACAGACTAGTTGGATTTTCAAACATATGTGTTTACGGATAGCGACTTCACAGTATGTAATTTAATGCATCACTAGACAACAGCGTAAAGAGGAGGTATCATTTTAATGGACTGCGTGTTGCAGGCATAAGGGCAGCAGCTTCAACAATTGAAAATATTGGAACTGAAGCAGCACAGAATGTGGAATCTCCTGTTGTAGTTGTCACGGGAGCATCCAGAGGCATTGGCAAGGCAATTGCTCTGGCTTTGGGGAAATCTGGTTGCAAGGTTGCTTTCTTTGAGTTATTTTTTGGTTTAGTTTGGCTGTTTTTATTATTGGATTAATGGTTAATGAATTCGCAAACTGTATGTTGCAAGTTTAATTATGTCAAACTTAATCATAATGATAAATGATAGTAATTGATTATCAAGCACGAAAGTTGGGATGTCGTCTTTCAAATGACAATGCTGTATGCTAGCTTAAACTTTGGTTGAAAGATGCGGTGTGGGATAGATATCTGTTTTTGATGTCCATCAAATGGTTGCTGGAATGATGCTTGTAGTATTAATCACAAATTGTAATGATTAGAGGGTCAAATCTGTTTAACCAAAGCTAAAACACTAATTGTTGCTGATAACTAGAACAAAGTCATGTGTGTTGAGTCACCGGCGCCCTCATGTTGAGTGTCGATTAATTGCTGCAGGTTCTGGTTAATTATGCGAGGTCATCCAAGGAGGCAGAAGAAGTTTGCAAAGAGGTAATGGTAAAAATAAGGCATTCTGTATATTTAAATGACGAAAACCTGTGAACTATGTTCAGATGTAAGCTGTCTGGATTATGATTATCTCCTTCTGAAACCCTTAAATCTCCGGGAAATTGATATTAGCTTATTTGGACTCTGTATTTTGTTTGAGCTATTGCTCGAAAGAAACTAAGACATTACCATGATTTAAAACTATTTCCATGTATGAAATATTTATTGCTTTTTAGTTTTTACTATCATCTCAACTTTTTAGATCGAGTTTGGGTTGTTGATATGCCATAAGAACTTTATTTCCTCCCCTTTTATTCACATGCTTTGAAACCTGCTGATACCCTTTGGTCTACGTAATACTAgaattttatattagttttatttcttgcagATAGAAGCATCTGGTGGGCAGGCTCTTACTTTTGGTGGAGATGTTTCAAAAGAGGCAGATGTGGAGTCTATGATTAAAACTGTGAGATATTTGTCTAGTCGCGCTGGTTGTTTTCTTATGAGCATATAGCATTGCCTCAGTTATGTGATATTGGCAATTTGCAGGCAATTGATACATGGGGAACAATAGATGTTATGATCAATAATGCAGGTAGAAAAAAATACTTATTATGTCTTCAAATCTACCATTAGATTTATTTTCAAGGTTTCAGGTATAACGAGGGACACATTATTGATGAGAATGAAGAAATCTCAGTGGCAGGAGGTGATTGATCTAAATCTCACTGGAGTTTTCCTCTGCACGCAGGTTGGCTTCTTAAATACTCCGTATACCACAAGGATTAACTCCAAAATCCACGCAATTAATTCCtaggattttaattttatgcaggCGGCTGCTAAAGTTATGATGAGGAAGAGAAAAGTAAGCATATTTTTTCTCCTTGATTCCTCTCACTTTGTTTGCTAATCAGTCCTGGCCATAGTTCACGAGCTCGCATAGTAAACATATGTGGAGCGTTAGACCTTCTCCTTACTCTCCTACTCTGCAGGGAAGAATTATTAATATCTCGTCTGTTGTTGGTCTTGTTGGAAATGTTGGGCAAGCCAATTATAGTGCGGCTAAAGCAGGAGTAATTGGATTCACAAAGACAGTCGCCAAAGAGTACTCTAGCAGAAACATCACTGTGAGTTTGCAGGACTTACTTACATAGCCAATTTTCCTAATTCCTAAACTTTCAAAAATTTTATAGATGCTTCCCACTTCAGGTAAATGCAGTTGCTCCCGGATTCATAGCCTCCGACATGACTTCTAAGCTTGCAGCAGATTTCGAGAAGAAGATACAAGAGGCCATCCCATTGGGTAAGCGGGCACTCTTCTGATCATAATCAAGATCATTCATCTCTCCGGCCCTATTTTGGCACAGAAATGAAAGCTCACTATGCTCCTGAATCTAGGACGCTACGGCCAACCAGAAGAAGTTGCTGGGCTAGTGGAATTCTTGGCACTTAACCCCGCAGCAGCTTACATCACCGGACAGGTAACTTAACATGTCTGCTTACTAATCTGAGTCAGATATGTAATGACTATTAAACATACAAATTTTCAGCCGTTTGCCCCAGGCCGCGAGTTTGACAACTTTATTATTGAAACGAAGCTTTATACATATGATTTGAATTCGAGCACTCTCTCTTTAACTTTCATTTATATCTTACAGGTACTATCCATTAATGGAGGAGTGGCCATGTGATGTTGAACTTCATTTCTCCCACAGCAGGTTTGGATACTGTTTGGTGTGCTCTGAGTAGTTCTATTAATAAAACATTGGTTGCTAATACACTCTTCACTTCTCCTCCCTTTTTAAACAAATTGATGACGATTAGGAACACATTTTTTTAGCTTATGCAGGAGAAGCTCACTGCTTTTGAACTAAACCGATTTGAAAGATGTAGGCAAAGTTTCGAATCGCCATGTTTGATTTTTGGTCTTGAAGTTAGTAGTCGAAATAACGACTTATTATACTATTCGCAACTCAAACGAAAAATAACTTGGGAATCATTAAGAATAATTTGAAATATTCATCATCAACAACAAAGCTACACCCAAGATATGCAAAAAAGTGATAAGTTAAGCTTAACAAATGCTGTTCTGTTCTAGTCAATAAAATGCTAGGGCTGGAAGCTCAACCTAACTATGAGCAAAACTAAATAAAGTATCTGAAAAAATCTTATATTTAAGAAAACTTTTTCGATCTTCAATAATCATTGGTAGAATTTGTAAGTTTTGGCAGAGAGAATTATGTTCCTCAGCCCTCCAATTGGTGCCAAAATCATCAGTACAACTCCGATCACAATGAATATCTGAAATAGTCAACAAAATTGAGACCAATTAATCATGAATAAGTGACAACTCATCATAATGTTCAATTTAAAACTTACCCAATTGATCCACCAAGAGAAGCTAAACCTCGTGGGCTTCTTCAAAATGAGCCAGATGATGCAAGGAAGCTGAAAACAGTAAAACAGTATGGTGTGAACAATGAACGACTtgtatttcacttttattttctcAAAATGTATGGTATCTTATACTCACATAGTATGTCGTTGGGGCCAAAGCAAATCCACCAAAGAATCCAAGCAAACCACCAAAGAAGGGGAATGTCATGCCTATGAACATGGTTATGCCTGCAAAAATTCAtcaatattaaaatacaaaaaataaaataaaaatacagatACAAAAATCCCTTAGATTGAAGCCTTACCAACATATAGCATACGAGTGGTGAAACGTAGTACCCCTGAAGGCTTAAACTTCAATTGCTTCACCAACAAAGTCTCCAACATATCAAAAACAGGCATTGCATATATCTACACATATAAAACATCAATCAAATTTCAAGAGTCCTATTTTGGTATAAATACAATAGTTGGTACTATAATTTTTAAGGAGATGTAACCTGGTAGCCTCCGACAACATGGATGAAAACAAACATGTAGGCCGATGCAATGAGCCATGCAGGCTTCTCGAGTGTCATCAAAATGTTGTCATCGACTGTGTCTCCAAATACGTAATACCCCAAAAATGCAACCGGGAAATAGCATAAGAACACCACGAAATAGGCCAGGATCACCCCCTTCCACATT from Salvia splendens isolate huo1 chromosome 15, SspV2, whole genome shotgun sequence encodes the following:
- the LOC121768533 gene encoding uncharacterized protein LOC121768533, translating into MPPSPVMRVSPGRGLKVENHRRGRSLKSGIVYRHKEDDLTLFNDVRNRERDGFLLQSNDNFDDFFTTKLRDISVHKLEGSAPARGESSDLLNAERDKNDYDWLITPPETPLFRSLNDEAQPVKPVPRGRPRSQPVSVSRSPTMEKDYRSGRGKASPHRLGPSPRSGNSTLQSRSRPFSASCSSPPPTMQHPSPARRLSPSPTKQTSGPRSSSPTPRRISTGSTGASSPSRVRGSSPIKMSQGNSVSPKIKAWQANIPGFSSEVPPNLCTSLADRPASHVRSSSPASRNSSRYGRQSMSPIASRSVASSHSHDQDQFSRYSKDSVASSGDNDVELLESIALSSSERSAPRNLGAHPSKNATNFSRKPSQNVSSSAPKRSFDLVRQLDRKGPHNMFRPLLSSVPSSTFHAGKVIAHQRSLMSRNSSMTTSSSASYDQAASGAHDPEGRKLNQDDVTSDCMRGNHPVMDDELFVMEHADDINEDIENRIMDDSPRSQHRENDSLPIGVSTLNVGSSNEFDCLDANSAPDTVTCSKCGYMFHSAEVVKEGDRQLCLECKCLEVRSTIMDPSNMVMVGQNNTWEDVQIIEHGSQEVLDQLMCNGPTGKYNLDTQISYSGSSLSLSVELFEEGEPTLASEKVIEQLISGHKGYEVNSSSRLNVSDGAGISLLLKRSISAERHVVQSRSFTASTISCDDFSYVPESLNSMRSSTGVTSVSVSSSIDLGSSRQTEFRNSWQSSGHKSDTENFRHEFPSKFKRSVSSASSASGHMFQVRSSTPGCHQDSFEETRLDPREQSVASEFTEAESTCSNIESNIVLEAATELSSRLMDDHSGETSVNSALTSREPGPHENRDNSMGNSHNLSIVETSSAQLQTSNQVDDVSPISCANAVDAAEFLNHNSFNAISENEIGNGDSAYYGSHSNVDSPKSKGCTGVQDASAVKVSSKEFEISHLAHIALEESHSILEDTGQVKAKTLTLEEAADAILFCSSIIHNLAYEAANIAIDKEALSGEAPRPAVMLVGKSNFERRDARPIKRGFRSQKARKQRLQAKMAPSSCNAESDEKSSPCTIGVSDDGAPYNGDSMKPPPKLESKCNCLIM
- the LOC121768711 gene encoding lysine histidine transporter 1-like; amino-acid sequence: MMLASVQFVLSLLPNFNSISAVSLAAAVMSLVYSTIAWTTSLAKGAPQHVTYALRGKNPMENTFNFFNALGDIAFAFAGHNVVLEIQATIPSTPEKPSKKPMWKGVILAYFVVFLCYFPVAFLGYYVFGDTVDDNILMTLEKPAWLIASAYMFVFIHVVGGYQIYAMPVFDMLETLLVKQLKFKPSGVLRFTTRMLYVGITMFIGMTFPFFGGLLGFFGGFALAPTTYYLPCIIWLILKKPTRFSFSWWINWIFIVIGVVLMILAPIGGLRNIILSAKTYKFYQ
- the LOC121768710 gene encoding 3-oxoacyl-[acyl-carrier-protein] reductase 4-like, with translation MDAAAVAGSAVAVFKSAGVSLKKLANFRDLSSPSPVKFPDSLKFQLRSARSFSSGIRAAASTIENIGTEAAQNVESPVVVVTGASRGIGKAIALALGKSGCKVLVNYARSSKEAEEVCKEIEASGGQALTFGGDVSKEADVESMIKTAIDTWGTIDVMINNAGITRDTLLMRMKKSQWQEVIDLNLTGVFLCTQAAAKVMMRKRKGRIINISSVVGLVGNVGQANYSAAKAGVIGFTKTVAKEYSSRNITVNAVAPGFIASDMTSKLAADFEKKIQEAIPLGRYGQPEEVAGLVEFLALNPAAAYITGQVLSINGGVAM